One genomic window of Parasteatoda tepidariorum isolate YZ-2023 chromosome 9, CAS_Ptep_4.0, whole genome shotgun sequence includes the following:
- the LOC107442156 gene encoding uncharacterized protein produces MKSEWKTLPAFALLLLSGSFTRAIVGYYYNWNYPNWWILLSDVIYEDMKSLNATCSGLDSCEVPRTNEAWKYNCNCDDSCSFLGTCCVDSKYRKKYEQKYLKNVECRVLNNNRQFYYPLINNCNPNLQYDSTTEELCNGRGEYLNDPFLDILVTDPATGITYKNYYCFACNENSGEERLIPWDVALGGDLEKVNRSEELPNLQNFEQDYWNWVLDDDNDTKVSLFHALPEVLEDSLPYCFAFNIVSECALNWTDENVRKMCQGYMALTRFRSEDLYKHRYYRNPHCAICNYESIEDMVCVIEGEYKTSAPGGLIPTGDYFVRLFSLHDKTSHQCSDRMVYDHFEKKCRRLYRGKRSRLDGVLSG; encoded by the coding sequence ATGAAGTCTGAATGGAAAACATTACCAGCTTTTGCTCTGTTACTCTTATCCGGTTCATTTACTAGGGCAATTGTTGGATACTATTATAATTGGAACTATCCCAATTGGTGGATTCTATTATCTGATGTGATATACGAGGATATGAAAAGTTTGAATGCAACATGCAGCGGTTTGGATTCTTGTGAAGTTCCCAGAACGAACGAAGCTTGGAAATATAACTGCAACTGTGACGATTCCTGCAGTTTTCTAGGAACTTGCTGCGTCGATTCgaagtacagaaaaaaatatgaacaaaaatatctgaaaaacgTTGAATGTAGAGTGTTGAACAATAACCGCCAATTTTACTACCCGTTGATAAATAACTGCAATCCCAATTTGCAATACGACAGTACCACCGAAGAGCTGTGCAATGGCAGAGGTGAATATTTAAACGATCCTTTTCTGGATATACTTGTTACTGATCCTGCAACGGGTATAACATACAAGAACTATTACTGCTTTGCTTGCAATGAAAACTCTGGCGAGGAACGGCTAATCCCATGGGATGTTGCTTTAGGAGGtgatttagaaaaagttaatCGATCCGAAGAACTACcgaatttgcaaaattttgagcAAGACTATTGGAATTGGGTTCTGGATGACGATAACGATACCAAAGTCAGTTTGTTCCATGCCTTGCCTGAAGTGTTAGAAGACTCTTTGCCGTATTGCTTTGCCTTCAATATCGTATCAGAATGCGCGTTGAATTGGACTGATGAAAATGTAAGAAAGATGTGCCAGGGGTATATGGCTCTTACAAGATTTCGAAGTGAGGACTTGTACAAGCACAGGTATTACCGAAACCCACATTGCGCCATCTGCAATTATGAGAGTATAGAGGACATGGTTTGTGTGATAGAGGGTGAGTATAAAACGAGTGCTCCCGGAGGGTTAATTCCTACTGGGGACTATTTTGTCAGGTTATTCTCTCTTCACGACAAAACGAGCCACCAATGCAGTGACAGAATGGTCTATgatcattttgaaaagaaatgcaGAAGATTATACAGAGGTAAAAGGAGTCGACTGGATGGGGTTCTTTCTGGATGA